A window of the Lolium perenne isolate Kyuss_39 chromosome 7, Kyuss_2.0, whole genome shotgun sequence genome harbors these coding sequences:
- the LOC127303813 gene encoding probable LRR receptor-like serine/threonine-protein kinase At2g23950: MHDAIVDAVHHAVVAAAAAAFVALAVALYLLWRKKRMGATTGADGLGSSQVPLPVLPLADVERATDGFHSSRVIGQGRHFTVYAATPGLAAKRMRPHLILGDPGGRRFPTALRSLTVPPHPNLAALVGLSEGPGERVLLVERASAGSVSLEALLHGASAACTQKQLPVLTWPLRAAVAAGAARGLAHLHEHGIAHGRVRPCNVLVDAAATTSRRRPRQTARVSDYGLSSFLDHEDDPGLLDVRAESDVYMFGALLLEMMTGRRWDSGRLADWALPLIRGGTIEEVLDSRAGAPADKVESRLLARTARVALACVGNDGRSRPGMPEVSAILNDVEAAYQARDGAEVAKVREKEDGEGRLSGCLLGPGRSVHKKETLLGLPV, translated from the coding sequence ATGCACGACGCCATCGTGGACGCcgtacaccacgccgtcgtggccgcagccgccgccgcgtTTGTCGCGCTGGCCGTCGCGCTCTACCTGCTTTGGCGCAAGAAGCGCATGGGCGCCACGACCGGCGCCGACGGTTTGGGCTCGTCCCAAGTTCCTCTGCCGGTATTGCCGCTGGCCGACGTGGAGCGCGCCACGGACGGGTTCCACTCCAGCCGGGTGATCGGGCAGGGCCGGCACTTCACCGTCTACGCGGCCACGCCGGGGCTCGCGGCCAAGCGCATGCGCCCGCACCTCATCCTCGGCGACCCCGGCGGCCGCCGTTTCCCCACGGCCCTACGCTCGCTCACCGTCCCGCCCCACCCAAACCTCGCCGCTCTCGTCGGCCTCTCCGAGGGGCCCGGCGAGCGTGTCCTCCTCGTCGAACGCGCCTCCGCCGGTTCCGTCAGCCTCGAGGCCCTGCTCCACGGCGCGTCCGCGGCGTGCACCCAAAAGCAGCTGCCTGTGCTGACATGGCCCCTGCGGGCCGCGGTCGCCGCCGGTGCGGCGCGAGGTCTCGCGCACCTGCACGAGCACGGCATTGCCCATGGCCGCGTGCGGCCGTGCAACGTGCTGGTCGACGCCGCTGCCACGACCTCGCGAAGACGGCCGCGGCAAACCGCCAGGGTCAGCGACTACGGTCTGTCCTCCTTTCTCGACCACGAAGACGACCCGGGCCTCTTGGACGTCCGGGCGGAGAGCGACGTGTACATGTTCGGGGCGCTGCTGCTGGAGATGATGACCGGCCGGCGGTGGGACAGCGGCCGGCTGGCTGATTGGGCGCTGCCGCTGATACGTGGCGGCACGATAGAGGAGGTCCTGGACTCGCGAGCCGGCGCGCCGGCCGACAAGGTGGAGTCGCGGCTGCTGGCGCGGACTGCAAGGGTGGCGCTGGCGTGCGTGGGAAACGACGGGCGCAGCCGGCCGGGGATGCCGGAGGTGTCGGCCATCCTTAACGACGTGGAGGCGGCGTACCAGGCCCGCGACGGGGCGGAGGTGGCGAAGGTTAGAGAGAAGGAGGACGGCGAAGGGCGCCTCAGTGGGTGCCTTCTTGGTCCGGGCCGCAGCGTGCACAAGAAGGAGACGCTGCTCGGGCT